In Rattus rattus isolate New Zealand chromosome 3, Rrattus_CSIRO_v1, whole genome shotgun sequence, one genomic interval encodes:
- the Paip1 gene encoding polyadenylate-binding protein-interacting protein 1 isoform X1, which yields MSDSFDRAPGAGRGRSRGLGRGGGGPEGGGFPNGAGPAERSQHQPPPQPKAPGFLQPPPLRQPRTAPPPGAQSEAPAGPARPPRPGALPEQTRPQRAPPSSQDKIPQQNSESAMAKPQVVVAPVLMSKLSANAPEFYPSGYSSNYTESYEDGCEDYPTLSEYVQDFLNHLTEQPGSFETEIEQFAETLNGWVTTDDALQELVELIYQQATSIPNFSYMGARLCNYLSHHLTISPQSGNFRQLLLQRCRTEYEAKDQAAKGDEVTRKRFHAFVLFLGELYLNLEIKGTNGQVTRADILQVGLRELLNALFSNPMDDNLICAVKLLKLTGSVLEDTWKEKGKTDMEEIIQRIENVVLDANCSRDVKQMLLKLVELRSSNWGRVHATSTYREATPENDPNYFMNEPTFYTSDGVPFTAADPDYQEKYQELLEREDFFPDYEENGTDLSGAGDPYLDDIDDEMDPEIEEAYEKFCLESERKRKQ from the exons ATGTCGGACAGTTTCGATCGGGCTCCAGGTGCTGGTCGGGGCCGGAGCCGGGGCCTGGGCCGCGGAGGGGGCGGGCCTGAGGGCGGCGGGTTCCCGAACGGAGCGGGGCCTGCGGAGCGGTCGCAGCACCAGCCACCGCCGCAGCCCAAAGCCCCGGGCTTCCTGCAGCCGCCGCCGCTGCGCCAGCCCAGGACCGCCCCGCCGCCAGGGGCCCAGAGTGAGGCCCCCGCCGGCCCCGCGCGGCCTCCCCGGCCTGGGGCGCTCCCAG aacaAACGAGGCCCCAGAGAGCTCCACCTAGTTCACAGGATAAAATCCCACAGCAGAACTCGGAGTCAGCAATGGCTAAGCCCCAGGTGGTTGTAGCTCCTGTGCTAATGTCTAAGCTGTCTGCGAACGCCCCCGAATTTTACCCATCAGGTTATTCTTCTAATTATACA GAATCCTATGAGGATGGTTGTGAGGATTATCCCACTCTATCAGAATACGTTCAGGATTTTCTGAATCATCTTACAGAACAGCCTGGCAGTTTTGAAACAGAAATCGAACAGTTTGCAGAGACCCTGAATGGATGGGTCACAACAGACGATGCTTTGCAAGAACTTGTGGAGCTTATCTACCAACAG gccaCGTCTATCCCAAATTTCTCTTACATGGGAGCTCGCCTGTGTAATTACCTGTCCCATCATCTGACAATTAGCCCACAGAGTGGCAACTTCCGCCAATTGCTACTTCAAAG GTGCCGGACGGAGTATGAAGCTAAAGACCAAGCTGCCAAAGGGGATGAAGTGACTCGAAAACGATTTCATGCATTTGTTCTGTTTCTGGGAGAACTATATCTTAACCTGGAG ATTAAAGGGACGAATGGACAGGTCACAAGAGCAGATATTCTTCAGGTTGGTCTTCGGGAACTGCTGAATGCTCTGTTCTCTAATCCTATGGATGACAACTTAATTTGTGCAGTAAAGTTGCTAaag TTGACAGGGTCAGTTTTAGAAGATActtggaaggaaaaggggaaaactGATATGGAAGAAATAATTCAGAGAATTGAAAATGTTGTCCTAGATGCAAACTGCAGCAG AGATGTAAAACAGATGCTCTTGAAGCTTGTTGAACTTCGATCAAGTAACTGGGGCAGGGTCCATGCAACTTCAACATACAGAGAAGCTACTCCTGAAAATGACCCTAACTACTTCATG AATGAACCAACATTTTATACATCTGATGGTGTTCCTTTTACTGCAGCTGACCCAG ATTACCAAGAGAAGTATCAAGAGTTACTTGAAAGAGAGGACTTTTTTCCAGATTATGAAGAAAATGGAACAGATTTATCAGGGGCTGGTGACCC ATATTTGGATGATATCGATGATGAGATGGACCCAGAGATTGAAGAAGCTTATGAAAAGTTTTGTTTGGAATCAGAGCGCAAGCGAAAACAGTAA
- the Paip1 gene encoding polyadenylate-binding protein-interacting protein 1 isoform X3 yields the protein MAKPQVVVAPVLMSKLSANAPEFYPSGYSSNYTESYEDGCEDYPTLSEYVQDFLNHLTEQPGSFETEIEQFAETLNGWVTTDDALQELVELIYQQATSIPNFSYMGARLCNYLSHHLTISPQSGNFRQLLLQRCRTEYEAKDQAAKGDEVTRKRFHAFVLFLGELYLNLEIKGTNGQVTRADILQVGLRELLNALFSNPMDDNLICAVKLLKLTGSVLEDTWKEKGKTDMEEIIQRIENVVLDANCSRDVKQMLLKLVELRSSNWGRVHATSTYREATPENDPNYFMNEPTFYTSDGVPFTAADPDYQEKYQELLEREDFFPDYEENGTDLSGAGDPYLDDIDDEMDPEIEEAYEKFCLESERKRKQ from the exons ATGGCTAAGCCCCAGGTGGTTGTAGCTCCTGTGCTAATGTCTAAGCTGTCTGCGAACGCCCCCGAATTTTACCCATCAGGTTATTCTTCTAATTATACA GAATCCTATGAGGATGGTTGTGAGGATTATCCCACTCTATCAGAATACGTTCAGGATTTTCTGAATCATCTTACAGAACAGCCTGGCAGTTTTGAAACAGAAATCGAACAGTTTGCAGAGACCCTGAATGGATGGGTCACAACAGACGATGCTTTGCAAGAACTTGTGGAGCTTATCTACCAACAG gccaCGTCTATCCCAAATTTCTCTTACATGGGAGCTCGCCTGTGTAATTACCTGTCCCATCATCTGACAATTAGCCCACAGAGTGGCAACTTCCGCCAATTGCTACTTCAAAG GTGCCGGACGGAGTATGAAGCTAAAGACCAAGCTGCCAAAGGGGATGAAGTGACTCGAAAACGATTTCATGCATTTGTTCTGTTTCTGGGAGAACTATATCTTAACCTGGAG ATTAAAGGGACGAATGGACAGGTCACAAGAGCAGATATTCTTCAGGTTGGTCTTCGGGAACTGCTGAATGCTCTGTTCTCTAATCCTATGGATGACAACTTAATTTGTGCAGTAAAGTTGCTAaag TTGACAGGGTCAGTTTTAGAAGATActtggaaggaaaaggggaaaactGATATGGAAGAAATAATTCAGAGAATTGAAAATGTTGTCCTAGATGCAAACTGCAGCAG AGATGTAAAACAGATGCTCTTGAAGCTTGTTGAACTTCGATCAAGTAACTGGGGCAGGGTCCATGCAACTTCAACATACAGAGAAGCTACTCCTGAAAATGACCCTAACTACTTCATG AATGAACCAACATTTTATACATCTGATGGTGTTCCTTTTACTGCAGCTGACCCAG ATTACCAAGAGAAGTATCAAGAGTTACTTGAAAGAGAGGACTTTTTTCCAGATTATGAAGAAAATGGAACAGATTTATCAGGGGCTGGTGACCC ATATTTGGATGATATCGATGATGAGATGGACCCAGAGATTGAAGAAGCTTATGAAAAGTTTTGTTTGGAATCAGAGCGCAAGCGAAAACAGTAA
- the Paip1 gene encoding polyadenylate-binding protein-interacting protein 1 isoform X2 — MSDSFDRAPEQTRPQRAPPSSQDKIPQQNSESAMAKPQVVVAPVLMSKLSANAPEFYPSGYSSNYTESYEDGCEDYPTLSEYVQDFLNHLTEQPGSFETEIEQFAETLNGWVTTDDALQELVELIYQQATSIPNFSYMGARLCNYLSHHLTISPQSGNFRQLLLQRCRTEYEAKDQAAKGDEVTRKRFHAFVLFLGELYLNLEIKGTNGQVTRADILQVGLRELLNALFSNPMDDNLICAVKLLKLTGSVLEDTWKEKGKTDMEEIIQRIENVVLDANCSRDVKQMLLKLVELRSSNWGRVHATSTYREATPENDPNYFMNEPTFYTSDGVPFTAADPDYQEKYQELLEREDFFPDYEENGTDLSGAGDPYLDDIDDEMDPEIEEAYEKFCLESERKRKQ; from the exons ATGTCGGACAGTTTCGATCGGGCTCCAG aacaAACGAGGCCCCAGAGAGCTCCACCTAGTTCACAGGATAAAATCCCACAGCAGAACTCGGAGTCAGCAATGGCTAAGCCCCAGGTGGTTGTAGCTCCTGTGCTAATGTCTAAGCTGTCTGCGAACGCCCCCGAATTTTACCCATCAGGTTATTCTTCTAATTATACA GAATCCTATGAGGATGGTTGTGAGGATTATCCCACTCTATCAGAATACGTTCAGGATTTTCTGAATCATCTTACAGAACAGCCTGGCAGTTTTGAAACAGAAATCGAACAGTTTGCAGAGACCCTGAATGGATGGGTCACAACAGACGATGCTTTGCAAGAACTTGTGGAGCTTATCTACCAACAG gccaCGTCTATCCCAAATTTCTCTTACATGGGAGCTCGCCTGTGTAATTACCTGTCCCATCATCTGACAATTAGCCCACAGAGTGGCAACTTCCGCCAATTGCTACTTCAAAG GTGCCGGACGGAGTATGAAGCTAAAGACCAAGCTGCCAAAGGGGATGAAGTGACTCGAAAACGATTTCATGCATTTGTTCTGTTTCTGGGAGAACTATATCTTAACCTGGAG ATTAAAGGGACGAATGGACAGGTCACAAGAGCAGATATTCTTCAGGTTGGTCTTCGGGAACTGCTGAATGCTCTGTTCTCTAATCCTATGGATGACAACTTAATTTGTGCAGTAAAGTTGCTAaag TTGACAGGGTCAGTTTTAGAAGATActtggaaggaaaaggggaaaactGATATGGAAGAAATAATTCAGAGAATTGAAAATGTTGTCCTAGATGCAAACTGCAGCAG AGATGTAAAACAGATGCTCTTGAAGCTTGTTGAACTTCGATCAAGTAACTGGGGCAGGGTCCATGCAACTTCAACATACAGAGAAGCTACTCCTGAAAATGACCCTAACTACTTCATG AATGAACCAACATTTTATACATCTGATGGTGTTCCTTTTACTGCAGCTGACCCAG ATTACCAAGAGAAGTATCAAGAGTTACTTGAAAGAGAGGACTTTTTTCCAGATTATGAAGAAAATGGAACAGATTTATCAGGGGCTGGTGACCC ATATTTGGATGATATCGATGATGAGATGGACCCAGAGATTGAAGAAGCTTATGAAAAGTTTTGTTTGGAATCAGAGCGCAAGCGAAAACAGTAA